The genomic stretch GACCACGCGCCCGCTCGCGTTGAAGCGGCGCACCCCAATGTAGTCGAGGTAGTCGGTGCTCTGAATGGTGGAGCGGGTGTTCGCCTTCGTAATGTAGAGTGGGCGCGGCCTGAGCGCGCGAGCGAGGGTATCGTTTTCCAGCCGGATGCGGTGCTGCCCTTCGGTGGACCGCAGGATACCCAACGCCGAGTGAGGGCGGTCTGCCAGTTCGAGAACCCCTGAAGAGCCATCGAGCAGGCGCTCTTTGATACCCATGAAAAGGAAGTTACCGCGGGCGAGCCAGCGCAAAAAGTCCTGTGCGATTTCGATGCGTGAGGAAGGTTCGTTACCGCCGGGATGCGCGGTGAAAGATTCTTCGCCTTCGCCGAGGGTTATGCCGCGCAGCGCATCCAGGGATTCGGCGATAGTGTTCACGCGCTCGGCCATGGCTTCGGCATCGGTTTCGCAGGCTTTAATATCGTCGAGGATTTTAAGTGCGGTAACGCGCAGGCGTTCGCTGTCTTCGTCGTTGAGCTTGCGGGTGAGGCGAATCGCGATCCAAGACTCGATCATGGGATGCGCCGTGAGCTTGCCGTCCTTCGCTGAGAGCACAGGCAGCCCGTAGGTTGCGGTATCGCCGCTGGCGAGGTTACTGGCGCGACCAGCGCCGCGTGCCGAGAGAAGTTTTCCGTTGGGGTCGCGATCCACGATGAAGATGGGGTGGAAGAGCGAGTAGACGCCGCCGAAGTCTGAGGCGATTTCAGCGGTGAGGGAACTGACGAGGTACCCCATATCGTCGGTGACGACGAGCAGCGTGGTGGAGTATTCGTCGTTATGCACGGTAACCGCAGGGGTATTGGGTTCGCGCGTCTCAGCGAGCGCACGGTGCGCTCGCGCTAACTCTTCTAGTTCTTCCGTTGAGAAGACTTCTCGGTCTTCAACGGGGCTGTTCTGGTAATACTGTTCAATCCACGCATCATCGCCAGACCAGCGTTTCATAGCGTTGTCATTCACTGACAAGGTATGCCTCCGAAGTTTGTATCACTTCTCTGTGACGTTCTGTCTGTGTTTTATACGGCGTTGTGTGTAATCTCTTCCTAGCTTATACCCTGTACACCGGTGCAGGCTTCCATTTTAGGGAAATCCGGCAGGAAAATATTTTTATTGCGGAGATAAATCACATATGCTTCCGCTCTGAGCAATATTTGAGGCTTTTCGTGTTGTTTTTGAGGCATTAAACCCGTATTCGTGGCATTTGTATACATTCCGGTGCCTGTCGTGTTTTTAGCCGGAAAGCTGCATGCGTTGAGGGGCTTTATTCCGAGCACGTGGCATGAACACAGTTCCGGGAGCGATGGTTTGCCTTGGGCATTCATCCTTCAAAGCCTTAACCATCGCCCCCGGAATTTTTATCTATCTTCCCGTTTGGGCTTATTCCCCGTATGGTTCGTGCTTGAAAACGAACTTTCCGATGGTTTTACCGGCGCGAAGCCGCCCTAAAGCCTGGGCGCCGTCGCGAATATCGACTTCCTCCTGAATTGGCACCGTCACCTCGCCGGATGCAACCAACGCCAAAGCGCGGCGCAGATAGGCAGTAGAAATATCGGGGTAGGCATTGGAGAGCAGCCCGATGTTGAAGCCCATCATGCTGATACCGTCGAACCAGAAGGTATTGGTGCCCACCGTCTGATCCCCGTCTTGAGCGGCGTTGCCCACCACGATCAGCCGCCCCTCGAAACGCAGAAGTTTAAGGAGTTCGGGGCGGTTGCGTCCAGAAACCGGGTCGATAATCACGTCGAATTGCCGCCCGCTCTTATCCGCAAGTTCATCGCGCAGCCACACCTCGTCGTAGCCGAGGTCAAGGGCGAGTCGGCGTTTTTCTTCGGTACTGACAATGCCGACCACCTTTCCGGCGCCCATAAGCTTGGCGACCTGCCCGAATTGCGTACCCAGACCACCCATAGCAGCCTGCACCAGCACGTGTTCGCCGGGCTGCAGACGCGCGGTGCGTTCGAGCGCCGCAAGGGCTGTAGGGGTATTAGCAGGAACGACCGCCGCCAATGCCGGGTTCATGCCTGCAGGCAGGGGTGCCACAAGGTTTGCCTGCGCCAGGCAGATTTGGCCGAAGCCGCCTCCTGCACCCAGCAGGGTCAGCGGAGCCGCAACCTTGTCTCCCACACGCAGGCCGGTTACTCCTTCACCGAGGGCGTGGATGCGCCCCGCGGCTTCGATACCTGGTGCCCAGGGAAGCGGAAGCTCTGCCATGCCTTCAGCGAGAAGCGCATCGACATACCCGACTCCCGCGTATTCTGCACGAATGGTAACCTGCCCGGGGCCTGGGGTGGGTTCGGGCACGTCCTGGTACTGCAGCCCGTCGATGCCGGTGTACTGCGTGATGTTGAGGGCTTTCATGAGATTATCCTTTCTATAGCAGACACCTTAATAGTAACAGCTATCTGTTATAGAAGATACAGAAACGCATCTCTCACACAAAGAATGGGTGCTGGCAGCAATACACTCGCCCGTAAAACGGGAGCATTTTCTTCATGCGGGAGCGGCTTAAGTGCTCCCAGATGAAGAAAATGCTCCCGAAATTTCTGCACCCCGAATACCCAAAATAGCGCTGCTTCTAGCGACAGCGAGCCCTCGCTAAAACTACGCCTGCGCCACGGTAAGCGGATGCGCATCCAGGTAAATCACCAAAAGCTCCTCGGTTACGTCAAGCTCATAGGCAAGCGCGGGCAGGTTATCCGGGTAGAAGGCGGCGGCGCGGCGCAGATCCCCCGGGTCGATCAGATTTTCTGCGGCGAGCAGGTCGCAGCTGCGTTCGCGGCGGGCGCTATAGGATGCATCCCAAGCATCGTGCTCGTCTCCGCGCACGGCATGCACGAGTTCGTGGGCGAGCACGGAGCGTTCTTGCCGGGTGCGCATTCCTTCGCGCAGGGTAATGGTGCGGCTGGCATGGTCGTAGCGACCGAGCATTCCGTGCCCGGGCGTTCCCCAGACTATATCGACCCCGAGCGCGTGTGCGTGAGTGTAGGGATCGTAGCTAGGCACCAAAGAATCCCTCCTCGCTGTCATAGATTTCGCCGCGCTTTGCGGCCAGGGCGTAGTCCTCTGCCGTGTATTTGCGATCCCCTTCGCCGGATGCACCGCTCGCGGCACCCGCGACTGCTCGCCCAGCTTGTGCGGGTGCGGCAGCAGGCACCTCCACGGGGGTGGCAGGGGGTACCGTGGCACGCATCGGCTGTTCCCGGGTTTGCACCGCCGTCATGCGGCGCAGCACCTCGCCCATTAAGTCTTCGTTGGAAACATCGCGAATAGACCCGCCCACCCGCAGGGATTTAGCGCGAGCGGTGGTGATAAGCCCGCTTTCGACCATGAGGTCGAGCAGGTCAAGCCCGAAGCGGTCGGCTATCTTAACGAGGGTTTCTACATCCATTACTCCAGCGCCCGAGAATCGCCGCTGAATAGCGTTAGGGTTCATGCCGAGTTCGGCGGCGAGCGCCCGCTGGGAGAGTCCTGTCTTGTATTTGATGTAGTCACCGATAGCCATGCCACCAGTCTAGCAGACTGATTTATTTTTCGGGTCATAAATATTACAAAATCATTCATTATGCCCGAAATTCCAGGGTTTTAATCGTGTTTTGCATTAATAATTCAATCAAAACGCATGACTTTCTCTTTCGTTTCGGGTATGCTGTCACAAGGTCCCACAGCATACCCCTCTAGATAGAACCTGCCGCCCGCCGCCGCATCTCAACCAGCAGAAAGGACGAACTATGACACGCACACAAAAACCGCGCCAGCAAAAACGACGAGCAGTTCAGCGGTTCAATTGGTTTAAGCATCTCAACGCGATCATTCCTGCGGTAGCCACTCTTCTGCAGGTGTACGGCCTGCTCAGCCAAGAGCAGGCGAGCGCCTGGGCTGCGCTGGCGCTAACCATCATCAGGTTGTGGTTAAACTGGTGCACAGAACGAACCTCGCACGCAGCTGAGAGCACCTCACATTCCGCGTCACAACGCAGGTAATACGTGCTCCCTCCAAAACCGGCAAAAAACGCCCCGGCATTCTGCCTCTGCTAGAGAAGATTGCACACCAGGAAGGCATCTAAAATCTATCCGAGATTTTAGACCATGAGCTTTCTCAAGATATAAGTTCCCGCAGATTCCCCGCGCCTATAGGGAGCCTGCGGGAGCTTTATCCGTCTTAAACATGCTTCCGATAGGTAAACTCTTATACTCGCGGTAGCATGAGTAGCAGACTACCCTACAAAGACGGAGATCCTATGCGTACCCCTCGTACCAGCATCATCATGCCGGTCTACAACACCGCCAACACCGTCATCAACGCCATACAATCCGTCCGAAACCAAACAGACCCCAACTTTGAACTGCTCATCATGATCGACGGATCCCCCGATGACTCCGCCGACATCATCACCGCATACCACAAGAAAAACCCCGACACCCGCATCCATATCTTCAACAACCCCGAAAATAAAGGCGTCTCCGCCGTACGC from Rothia dentocariosa ATCC 17931 encodes the following:
- a CDS encoding ImmA/IrrE family metallo-endopeptidase, with translation MPSYDPYTHAHALGVDIVWGTPGHGMLGRYDHASRTITLREGMRTRQERSVLAHELVHAVRGDEHDAWDASYSARRERSCDLLAAENLIDPGDLRRAAAFYPDNLPALAYELDVTEELLVIYLDAHPLTVAQA
- a CDS encoding helix-turn-helix domain-containing protein gives rise to the protein MAIGDYIKYKTGLSQRALAAELGMNPNAIQRRFSGAGVMDVETLVKIADRFGLDLLDLMVESGLITTARAKSLRVGGSIRDVSNEDLMGEVLRRMTAVQTREQPMRATVPPATPVEVPAAAPAQAGRAVAGAASGASGEGDRKYTAEDYALAAKRGEIYDSEEGFFGA
- a CDS encoding quinone oxidoreductase family protein, giving the protein MKALNITQYTGIDGLQYQDVPEPTPGPGQVTIRAEYAGVGYVDALLAEGMAELPLPWAPGIEAAGRIHALGEGVTGLRVGDKVAAPLTLLGAGGGFGQICLAQANLVAPLPAGMNPALAAVVPANTPTALAALERTARLQPGEHVLVQAAMGGLGTQFGQVAKLMGAGKVVGIVSTEEKRRLALDLGYDEVWLRDELADKSGRQFDVIIDPVSGRNRPELLKLLRFEGRLIVVGNAAQDGDQTVGTNTFWFDGISMMGFNIGLLSNAYPDISTAYLRRALALVASGEVTVPIQEEVDIRDGAQALGRLRAGKTIGKFVFKHEPYGE